The Vibrio quintilis DNA window GACGCGCTTCCGGCCCGGATGGCTGATGAAAGCATTATCATCGGGCCGCCGGGAGCCGGCCAGAGCTATCTCGACCAGCAGCGGGGGATTGATGCGGCAAAACAGGCCGGTCAGTTTGATACCGGTACGCTGGAAGTCTGGCTGCAGGCACATCTCAGTCAACTGAATACGGAGGGAACCGCACATGGATAATCAGGCTATCAGATATAGCTTCGGCGGCGATGAACATCTGTTTGCCGAAGTTTCTGAGTCAATGTCACTGTCCGCTTTTTTTCAGGGGCTGGCCATGACAAACGCCCTGAAAGCACAGGAGATCGACGGCATTCTGGATATCTGTCTTGCCAATGCATCATTTCAGATCCGCTTTAATCCGGACATCATTGCTCCGGACGAGCTGCTGAACCGGGTGAAAACACTGGAAAATCAGAGCAATGCAGGAAAAATTCTTCAGACCCGGATTGTCGAAATTCCGGTGTACTACAATGATCCGTGGACACATGAAACACTGATGCGCTTTCGCGACCGTCATCAGGATCCACAGTCAACCGACCTGGAATATGCTGCCCGCATTAATGGTTACGATTCAGTTGACGCATTTATCGAAGCACACAGTGCTTCACCGTGGTTTGTGTCTATGGTTGGATTTGTCGCCGGCCTGCCATTTATGTTTCAGATGGTTACGCAGGATAAACAAATAGAAGTCCCTAAATATCTCAGCCCGCGGACCGATTCCCCCAGACAAACCGTCGGGCATGGCGGATGCTTCGGTTGTATCTATTCCGTAAAAGGGGCCGGCGGCTACCAAATGTTCGGCATCACCCCGGTGCCGATTTATGACCCACAGCAAACCATCCGGCATTTACAATCTTCCATGGTGTTTTTCCGGGCCGGAGATATCGTCCGGTTCAAAGCGATTGACCGGGAAGAATATGATCAGACACTTGAAGCAGTCGAAAACGGGCAATACACATTGCGTACCCGCCCGTTCACATTCGACCTTGTCGCCTATCAGGCCGATCCGGACGATTATAAAACACAGGTAACGGAGGCGTTGTATGTCGATTAAAGTGATTCAGCCCGGCTTAAGTACCACCATTCAGGATGGAGGCCGGGAAGGCTTTTATCATCTGGGAATTCCGCCTTCCGGAGCCATGGATCAATATGCGATGAAAGCTGCGAATCTGCTGGTGGGAAACCCGGAAAATACTGCGGTGCTGGAGTGTGCCCTGCTCGGCCCGGAACTGGAATTCGACACAGACAGCCTGATTGCAGTGACCGGCGCTTATATGAGCCCGGTGCTCGACGGCGACACCATGCCACTCAATACCTCTCTGGCAGTAAAAGCCGGCCAGAAGCTAAGTTTCAGTTATCCGCGGAAAGGCGCGCGGGCTTATCTGGCGATTGCCGGCGGGCTGGATTTACCGGATGCCCTCGGCAGTCTGTCCACTTATGTGCTGGGCAGCCTCGGCGGTATTGAAGGCCGGACCCTGCAGGCCGGAGATGTGCTGGCAACCGGCACACCACAGCAACAGGCCGCACCGGACCGGACTATTCCGCAAACCCTGCTGCAACCGATAGATAAAGAAGTCACACTACGTTTTGTACCGGGCCTGTACAACCACCGCATCACAACAGAAAGCATGACTCAGTTTTGCCGTGATGAATGGACCGTTGCCAGCGAAGCCGATCGGATTGGCTACCGGTTTAAAAACGGTGATCCCCTTGATTTTAAATCCAGAGTCCAGCCATTCGGCGCAGGTTCTGACCCGTCAAATATCGTCGATGCCTGCTACCCAATCGGTTCAATTCAGGTGCCGGCAGGAAAAGAGCCGATCGTGTTACTGCGGGATGCCGTCTCCGGTGGCGGCTATGCCATGATCGGGACAGTGATCAGCACCGATCTTGACCGGATTGGTCAGATGCAGCCGAACTATAAGGCAAAGTTTGAACCGGTCACGGTTCAACAGGCACTGGAAGTCCGTCAGCACGCCGGCCGCCGGCTGAAAAAGCTCAGGGCTTATCTGGGCTGACCGGCCGTTAAGCCTTCCAGCGCTATAAAACCCGCATTTCCCCGCAATGAATCAGAGCACCTCTGACAATTGACACCCATCACCAGCAAGACTATCCTACCCGCTCACCGGCAAAATCCGGTGACGGGATTAGGAACCCCGCGATTTCACTCGGCGTATAAACGCCAGCTTTTGCTGGTTTTTTTATATGCTGCTTTGGCACACCTTCATATTTATGATTTTGTCTGTGATTATGACAAAACAGATCTGATAATGGTGGGCTGAATGAGGCTGACTCCGGTCAGGCCGTTTCCGAGTGTGCGGTAGTTCCTAACCTTGTTCAGCCCATCACCCGAAGTTTAGGAACCTTTGTGTGATGGTTATTTCAAACTTATAACCACTCGGAGGCACTTATGCCTGCTACAATCACTTACGACCCCGTTCTTTCGCAGAAGGCCCGCGAATATCTGATTCAACTTGAGGATCATCTCAGTGAGATGAACAAAAACAATCAGAATACGCGTGACGTGTTACTTTACCTGAATAAGCTGATCACCGTTCATGCTTCTATCGGTGAAGTCACTACGCTCAAGGTGGAAGTGCCGGAATAAGACGATTGTTCTAAACTAAGCTGACCGGAGTCACTTCACCGAAGTGACTCTTTTTATTACTCAACCAGTGAATTTATCAGAACAAACACGATATACCCAAACAACCTGAAGATGCAGGTTGTTTCGGTATAGTTGGGGGTGTTTTTGTGTCGAAGGTTTTTGGCTGCTGTGACATTGTGTGGTGTGCTTTCGATAATACGGTGTCAATCTTTCTGGCCGGTGCATTATCGGCATCAATCAGTACCGCAATTTTTTCTCTTTCTTTCACAAGATCACTCATTCCCTGTCTTCTGATAAACTTATTGTTCATCAATTAATTGTCATTCAATCCAGCCTAAGTCTGATGCACCTCGCGGTTCAGGGCTTCAGCCAGCACGCCGGTCAGGTGTTTATCCTTTGAAGCAATGGCTTTCAGTTGCGGTAAGTTCAGCCAGATCAATTCACTGGGTGTCATGGATTTGGTGCTGGTCTGATACGTGCCGGTCAGGAAGGCACAACAGCCAATCAGCGAACCGGATTCGGCGATTCTTTCTCCCTGCAGGCTGAACACACTGACTTTCCCGCGGATGATCACCGCCATCGCACCGGCATGATGATTTTGTGCGTAAATCAGTTCCCCCTCGTTATATATCTGCCGCTGCGCAATCCGGCCCAGCGCCATCAATGTTTTTCTTTTCAGGCCGCCAGCCCATGACATCTGCTGTAGCAGATCAGTAATTTCCTGAGAACTCATATGGTGGCCCCGACGCTTCAGGTGCGCCAGTTTAAACTCCACTTCATGCAACAGCATCTGCGCTTCGCTCTCATCCAGTATGCCGTTATCGATAATTTTTTGCAGGTGTGCCCGCTCCAGATTCAGCATCTGGCGATGGGCGGAGTGTGTTTCCAGACTATATGACAGGTCGGGAAAATACTCGCGCAAAGCTTCCACATGTGAGCGGGTTTGTGCGGTATTCACTTCCAGCGCGGCAAGTGCTTCCTGCGCATCCTGTACACTCGGTGCCAGGTCGTGAATATGCCGGGCAACCGCTTCCTGCGCCTGAATAAATCCCCGGGCCGTGTCGTAACTCAGGGCCAGACGCTCAAACGAGAAATGCATCACCATATGTTTTAGCAGCGGTATCCGGTTGAAAAACCGCAAATGACGGGACGTTTTCCAGAAACGGAATAAACTCAGACGCGGTGCAAGCTCAGGCTCTCCGTCTAAAGCCACTTCAACCGCATTGACCAGCTGGGTGGTTGCAGGCCCGGTCTGTGCCCCCTGCTTAAACTGCGACCAGTAAAACTGGCGCTCGGTTTCCAGCAGGCGACGGTAAAAAGCAATACGCAGCGCGTCTTCACTGACACCGGACAAATCAGCCTCCGGTGGTTTTCTGGTGTCTTCATCAAATGACTGACGCAAAACCGTCCAGTTCGCCCGGCGTAAAAACTCACTGGCTTGCAGCTGTTGTAAATCATCCTGCATCAGTTCCCTGACGGTATACCTTGCCTTATCCAGTGACGCCTGTTTTGCCGCAGGTAACTTATCCAGCCCTAGCCTGCCAAGCACCCAGCTCATTGAGGTCGAATTAATAATAATGGTTAAAACCACCACGCCCGCAGTCAGAAACAGAATCTGATCCCCCAGTTCCTGATCAATCAAAGAATCCTGGCTAATGATTAACGCCAGAGCAAGGGAAACCGCACCCCGCAACCCGCCCCAGATCAGGACAATCGCTTTTTCCCGGTTAATTCCGATACCAACACGTTTCAGCAACGGCATCAGCACGGTGATCACCACGGCCCGGATCAACAAAATTCCCAGATAAAGCACAATCAGTGACAACCACCAGTCCACCACATCCAGACGAATCCGCATAGCGATAATAATACCAACCAGAACGAAGATCAGCGTGTTGGCGATGTGTGCCATCATTTGCCAGAAATGATGGAGAAACCCGGCGACTTCCGGTGAAATCCGAATCCGGCCGAAACTGGCAAGCATTAATCCCAGCGTCACTACCGCAACCACCCCGGAAACGTGAAACAGATTTTCAGCAATAAAATAAGCAAGATAAGCCGCTGACACCGTCAGGGTTATTTCCACCAGCGGCCGGTTAAACAGGCAACCCAGCCAGAGCAGAACCACCACGCCGACAACCAGCCCGACAACCAGCCCAAGCAACACCACAAACAGAAAATGGCCGCTGACGGAGAAGAGACTGGTCCCGGCACTGCCCGCAAGCGTTAACATGCCATAAAACAGCGAAAACAGAACAATCGCTGTGCCGTCATTGAGCAGCGACTCCCCTTCAATCAGTGTCTCCAGCCTTTTCCGGGAACTGACTTCTTTGAGCAGCGACACCACCGCCACCGGATCCGTTGCAGAGATAAGCGCCCCGAACAGCAAACAGACCGTCCATGACCATTGCCAGGGGAAGGCATAGTAAGCCAGCGTTGCAGTCAGGCCCGTGGTCAGCAACAGGCCGGGAATGGCCAGCACGGCAATCTGGCTGAACATCCGTTTAAACAGATGCGATTCCATACCGAATGCGGACTCAAAAATCAGGGTTGGCAAAAACAGCAGCAGAATCAGATGCGGGTCTATCGTGGCCAGCGTCAGCAAAGCCTGATTGAGCTGCGGATACAGATTCAGAGCCATATCAGAACGGCTGAACAGCCCAATAGTCAAACCGACAATTAACAGAATCACGCTGTAAGGGGATTCAAAATATTTCGCCAGTGATTTGATTAAGGCTCCGAACAGCAACGACAAAACCACAAATATCAGGATCAGGACACCGGTTTCCGACACCATGATTGCCACCATTTTGCTCAGACGCGGGATGATTTTAGTATAGTTGTCCCTTTGGGCTTTGATCGCTTCTTTTCGTGTTAAGAGAGCAGCAAACCTGAAGATGCAGGTTGTTTGGGTATATAATCAGTTTCAATTTTTTCTGGTAAATGTTCAGATAACATTTTTCCCCCGCTAAGCCAGAAAACTTAATACACTGCTTAGTTGAGAGAAATCATCTACCTGCTGATGATGTGAAACCCGGTCGCCCACAATCACCAGATTCACGCCAAGTGCCTGACAGGCTTTGATATCCCACGAAGCATCACCAAAGTAAGTCACGGGCAGCTGTAATGTCGCGTCAGCTTTCGTTCTGGCAACTGCCATTATTTCAGTGCGGGAGTAATGATCATTTGAAGACGCAATGATCAGGCTGTCTGTGTCAAAGCCCGCGGACTCAAGTTTCAGCCGGGCCGTCTCTCCCCAGCCTCCGGTCGCAACAGAAACGATATGTTGTTCACTCTGAAGCAGGAATGAAACGAAGTCTGCTGCGCCGGGAACTTCTCTGGCAGGCTCATTGTGTAATGCTTGCTCAATATGACGGATAAAAACCGGCTTCACGAGGCGCTCAAGTTCTTCAAGGGAATATTGTGGCGCCTGACGCTGAATAAAAGTTTGCAAAATTCCCCGGTCAGTCACATGAGGATAGGTTTCCCAGTCACTCACCAGTTCAATACCGGTCGTTTCACTGACCGCATCCAGAAAACATTTCTCATCAAATTCATATGACTGAATCAGAGTTCCATCAATATCCAGCATCACGTGGTTCATATTCGGCATCTTCAGGTCGATTGGGGATATTTGATAATAACATTATCCAGGCCGGATATGTTGTCGCAGTCAACGCAACTGCTGAATCTGACAAATAAGCGGATATCCGATCATATTTTCGCCTCTGTTGTTTCAGTTCAGTTAAACAAACACATCAAGCCGGTACTCAGGGAAATAAATCAGGCAATATCACTATCATGTCTCTCATATTAGTAAAATGAGTTACATAAAACCGGCGCCATTCATCTATTCTGATAAAAGCAGCCGGATAAATTCAAAAAACCGAGATTCATCATCAGGTGGACGTAAACAAACAGGTAACGTGAATGGGAAAACGAAATCAGTCGATCCTTAATGAAGAGGTGACATTCAACAAAGACGAAGAGTTAGTTTCCACGACCGATTTAAGAGGCGTCATTACCTATGCAAACGATGCTTTTTGTCGGGTGGCTGGTTATTCTTTCGACGAATTACTCCGGAAAAATCACAACATTGTCCGGCATCCGGATATGCCAAAGGCAGCGTTTAAAGATTTGTGGGATCATTTAAAAGCCGGACAAAACTGGCGTGGTGCAGTGAAGAACCGCTGTAAAGATGGCCGCTACTATTGGGTGGACGCCTTTGTCACACCCATCTATGAAAACAATCAACTGATTGGCTACCAGTCGGTCAGAACCCCGCTTGATGTAAAGATGAAAAAACGGGCTGAACGGCTTTACGCCAGAATTAACCGCAATCAGCCGATCGACCCGCTGGCGAAACTGAAAGCAATCCAGTTCCGGGTGATCGCTGCACTATTTCTGATCGGCGCTATCATCGCGCTCTCCACTGTGGCAGGTATGGTGACGGATCTGATGATTCCGCTTGTCTTTATTGGTTTATTCTGGCCTGAACTATCCAGCAAACCCAAATATGAAAAGCAGCTGAAAGAGAAATACGACAGTGTTTCCCGCTACGTTTATAACGAGGATCCGGATAATATCGCAGATTTTCAGCTGAGAATGTATGAAGGAAAAGTCCGCACGATTCTGGGCCGGGTGACAGACAGTTGTCAGGTCATGAAACAGCAGGCGATCTCTCTGGGCGATGAATCCGTTGCCTCACAAAAAAACGTTGAGCAGGAATCAATTGAGCTGGAAAGTGTTTCAAGCTCACTGGAAGAAATGGTTGCAGCCATCGAAGAAGTTGCCAGCAACAGTGCCACAGCCTCTGATCAGGTGAGGCTGGCATCTGACCAGTGTGGTCAGGCTGTCGGCCAGATGACAAAAGTCAGTTCGGTCATTAGCTCAGTGGTCAGAGATGTAGAAAAATCCACGCACTCAACGCAGGCACTGTCTGAAAAGCTCGATTCAATTAATTCGCTGATGGAAGAGATACAGGGCATCGCCGGACAAACCAATCTGCTGGCATTAAATGCAGCGATTGAGGCAGCCAGAGCCGGTGAACAGGGGCGCGGCTTTGCCGTGGTTGCCGATGAAGTCCGATCGTTGAGTCAGCGCACCCATAAAACAACCGAGAGTATTCAGGAAACCATGTCTCAGGTTTTGGTGGCACTGGAGGAACTGGTAAAAACGATGGAAGAGAGCCAGAAGTCTGCGGCTGGCTCTATCGAAGCGGCGGAACAGACAAGCAACGCCATTGCCTCTCTGGAGGATATTGTCGGAAATATATCCGATGCCTCTTTACAGATATCGGCGGCAACCGAACAACAGTCTGTGGTTGCCAAAGAAATCAATGTCAATGTTTCAGCCATACGGGATGCGTCTCAGGATAATTTAAGAGG harbors:
- a CDS encoding HAD family hydrolase is translated as MNHVMLDIDGTLIQSYEFDEKCFLDAVSETTGIELVSDWETYPHVTDRGILQTFIQRQAPQYSLEELERLVKPVFIRHIEQALHNEPAREVPGAADFVSFLLQSEQHIVSVATGGWGETARLKLESAGFDTDSLIIASSNDHYSRTEIMAVARTKADATLQLPVTYFGDASWDIKACQALGVNLVIVGDRVSHHQQVDDFSQLSSVLSFLA
- a CDS encoding methyl-accepting chemotaxis protein produces the protein MGKRNQSILNEEVTFNKDEELVSTTDLRGVITYANDAFCRVAGYSFDELLRKNHNIVRHPDMPKAAFKDLWDHLKAGQNWRGAVKNRCKDGRYYWVDAFVTPIYENNQLIGYQSVRTPLDVKMKKRAERLYARINRNQPIDPLAKLKAIQFRVIAALFLIGAIIALSTVAGMVTDLMIPLVFIGLFWPELSSKPKYEKQLKEKYDSVSRYVYNEDPDNIADFQLRMYEGKVRTILGRVTDSCQVMKQQAISLGDESVASQKNVEQESIELESVSSSLEEMVAAIEEVASNSATASDQVRLASDQCGQAVGQMTKVSSVISSVVRDVEKSTHSTQALSEKLDSINSLMEEIQGIAGQTNLLALNAAIEAARAGEQGRGFAVVADEVRSLSQRTHKTTESIQETMSQVLVALEELVKTMEESQKSAAGSIEAAEQTSNAIASLEDIVGNISDASLQISAATEQQSVVAKEINVNVSAIRDASQDNLRGATLVSDLSKDIREKSDRLSSMGRSFK
- a CDS encoding 5-oxoprolinase subunit C family protein is translated as MSIKVIQPGLSTTIQDGGREGFYHLGIPPSGAMDQYAMKAANLLVGNPENTAVLECALLGPELEFDTDSLIAVTGAYMSPVLDGDTMPLNTSLAVKAGQKLSFSYPRKGARAYLAIAGGLDLPDALGSLSTYVLGSLGGIEGRTLQAGDVLATGTPQQQAAPDRTIPQTLLQPIDKEVTLRFVPGLYNHRITTESMTQFCRDEWTVASEADRIGYRFKNGDPLDFKSRVQPFGAGSDPSNIVDACYPIGSIQVPAGKEPIVLLRDAVSGGGYAMIGTVISTDLDRIGQMQPNYKAKFEPVTVQQALEVRQHAGRRLKKLRAYLG
- a CDS encoding biotin carboxylase N-terminal domain-containing protein, translating into MKNNKLLIANRGEIAVRIIQAAKALGLPTVAVCSEADSDALPARMADESIIIGPPGAGQSYLDQQRGIDAAKQAGQFDTGTLEVWLQAHLSQLNTEGTAHG
- a CDS encoding 5-oxoprolinase subunit B family protein; its protein translation is MDNQAIRYSFGGDEHLFAEVSESMSLSAFFQGLAMTNALKAQEIDGILDICLANASFQIRFNPDIIAPDELLNRVKTLENQSNAGKILQTRIVEIPVYYNDPWTHETLMRFRDRHQDPQSTDLEYAARINGYDSVDAFIEAHSASPWFVSMVGFVAGLPFMFQMVTQDKQIEVPKYLSPRTDSPRQTVGHGGCFGCIYSVKGAGGYQMFGITPVPIYDPQQTIRHLQSSMVFFRAGDIVRFKAIDREEYDQTLEAVENGQYTLRTRPFTFDLVAYQADPDDYKTQVTEALYVD
- a CDS encoding cation:proton antiporter domain-containing protein yields the protein MVSETGVLILIFVVLSLLFGALIKSLAKYFESPYSVILLIVGLTIGLFSRSDMALNLYPQLNQALLTLATIDPHLILLLFLPTLIFESAFGMESHLFKRMFSQIAVLAIPGLLLTTGLTATLAYYAFPWQWSWTVCLLFGALISATDPVAVVSLLKEVSSRKRLETLIEGESLLNDGTAIVLFSLFYGMLTLAGSAGTSLFSVSGHFLFVVLLGLVVGLVVGVVVLLWLGCLFNRPLVEITLTVSAAYLAYFIAENLFHVSGVVAVVTLGLMLASFGRIRISPEVAGFLHHFWQMMAHIANTLIFVLVGIIIAMRIRLDVVDWWLSLIVLYLGILLIRAVVITVLMPLLKRVGIGINREKAIVLIWGGLRGAVSLALALIISQDSLIDQELGDQILFLTAGVVVLTIIINSTSMSWVLGRLGLDKLPAAKQASLDKARYTVRELMQDDLQQLQASEFLRRANWTVLRQSFDEDTRKPPEADLSGVSEDALRIAFYRRLLETERQFYWSQFKQGAQTGPATTQLVNAVEVALDGEPELAPRLSLFRFWKTSRHLRFFNRIPLLKHMVMHFSFERLALSYDTARGFIQAQEAVARHIHDLAPSVQDAQEALAALEVNTAQTRSHVEALREYFPDLSYSLETHSAHRQMLNLERAHLQKIIDNGILDESEAQMLLHEVEFKLAHLKRRGHHMSSQEITDLLQQMSWAGGLKRKTLMALGRIAQRQIYNEGELIYAQNHHAGAMAVIIRGKVSVFSLQGERIAESGSLIGCCAFLTGTYQTSTKSMTPSELIWLNLPQLKAIASKDKHLTGVLAEALNREVHQT